From a single Patagioenas fasciata isolate bPatFas1 chromosome 19, bPatFas1.hap1, whole genome shotgun sequence genomic region:
- the INTS2 gene encoding integrator complex subunit 2, translating into MAECSGLQFVSPYAFEAMQKVDVVRLAALSDPELRLLLPCLVRMALCAPADQSQSWAQDKKLILRLLSGVEAVNSIVALLSVDFHALEQDASKEQQLRHKLGGGSGESVLVSQLQHGLTLEFEHSDSPRRLRLVLSELLAIMNKVSESNGEFFLKSSELFESPVYLEEAADVLCILQAELPSLLPIVDVAEALLHVKNGAWFLCLLVANVPDSFNEVCRGLIKNGERQDEESVGGRRRTEALRHLCKMNPSQALRVRGMVVEECHLPGLGVALTLDHTKNESSDDGVSDLVCFVSGLLLGTNAKVRTWFGTFIRNGQQRKRDNISSVLWQMRRQLLLELMGILPTVRSTHIVEEADVDTEPNVSVYSGLKEEHVVKASALLRLYCALMGIAGLKPTDEEAEQLLQLMTSRPPATPAGVRFVSLSFCMLLAFSTLVSTPEQEQLMVMWLSWMIKEEAYFESISGVSASFGEMLLLVAMYFHSNQLSAIIDLVCSTLGMKIVIKPSSLSRMKTIFTQEIFTEQVVTAHAVRVPVTGNLSANITGFLPIHCIYQLLKSRSFTKHKVSIKDWIYRQLCETTTPLHPQLLPLIDVYINSILNPATKSNPEATNQPVTEQEILNVFQGLSGGENTRLGQRYSITTQLLVLYYVLSYEEALLANTKILAGMQKKPKSYSSALMDQIPIKYLIRQAQGLQQELGGLHSALLRLLATNYPHLCIVDDWICEEQITGTDALLRRMLLTNMAKNHSPKQLQEAFSMLPGNHTQLMQILEHLTLLSAAELIPYAEVLTSNMNLLLNAGIPRRILQTVNKLWMVLNTVMPRRLWVMTVNALQPSGKIVRQQKYTQIDLMIDPLIVLRCDPRVHRSPPLMDITLHMLNGYLLASKAYLNSHLKETAEQDIRPSQNNTMGPEAPEVTREELKNALLAAQDSAAVQILLEICLPTEDEKAQSSNPHSLLKSVCGAAGPKSPEPEEEDSLLCNLREVQCLICCLLHQMYIADPNIVKLVHFQGYPCELLALTVAGIPSMHICLDFIPELIAQPELEKQIFAIQLLSFLCIQYALPKSLSVARLAINVMGTLLTVLTQSKRYAFFMPTLPCLVSFCQAFPPLYEDIMSLLIQIGQVCASDVATQTRDFDPIITRLQQLKEKPHEVSGLCNDSPNKSYSRDVTCLDPDVRLCQCVENTIIEIINMSVSGV; encoded by the exons atggccgaGTGCTCGGGCCTGCAGTTCGTCAGCCCCTACGCGTTCGAGGCCATGCAGAAGGTGGACGTGGTGCGCCTGGCCGCCCTGAGCGACCCCgagctgcggctgctgctgccctgcctggTGCGCATGGCGCTGTGCGCCCCCGCCGACCAGAGCCAGAGCTGGGCGCAGGACAAGAAGCTTATCCTGCGGCTCCTCTCGGGCGTGGAGGCGGTGAACTCCATCGTGGCCTTGCTCTCCGTGGACTTCCACGCCCTGGAGCAGGACGccagcaaagagcagcagctccg GCACAAGCTCGGAGGAGGCAGCGGAGAAAGCGTCTTGGTGTCGCAGCTCCAGCACGGGCTGACGCTGGAGTTCGAGCACAGCGATTCGCCTCGGCGCCTTCGCCTCGTGCTTAGCGAATTGCTGGCGATTATGAACAAG GTGTCGGAATCAAATGGTGAGTTTTTTCTCAAATCTTCTGAGCTCTTCGAGAGTCCTGTTTATCTGGAGGAGGCAGCAGATGTTCTCTGCATTTTGCAAGCAG AGCTGCCGTCCCTGTTGCCGATAGTCGATGTGGCCGAAGCTCTGTTGCACGTTAAGAACGGAGCCTGGTTCCTCTGCCTGCTGGTGGCCAACGTTCCCGACAGCTTTAACGAGG TCTGTAGGGGTTTGATTAAGAACGGTGAACGGCAGGATGAGGAGAGTGTTGGAGGCCGTCGGAGAACAGAAGCTCTTCGCCACCTGTGTAAAATGAACCCTTCCCAAGCTCTGAGGGTCCGAGGCATGGTG GTGGAAGAGTGTCATCTGCCAGGACTTGGTGTGGCTTTGACCTTGGATCACACCAAAAATGAATCTTCAGATGATGGAGTGAGTGACCTGGTGTGTTTTGTGAGTGGTTTGCTGCTTGGAACAAATGCAAAGGTTCGAACTTGGTTTGGAACTTTTATCCGGAATGGCCAACAG AGAAAAAGAGATAATATCAGTTCTGTGCTTTGGCAAATGAGGAGGCAGCTGCTCCTGGAGCTCATGGGAATCCTTCCCACGGTTCGCAGCACACACATTGTTGAAGAAGCAGATGTCGATACGGAGCCAAACGTGTCCGTGTATTCAGGACTGAAGGAAGAGCACGTCGTGAAAGCCAGCGCATTGTTACGTCTCTATTGCGCTTTGATGGGAATTGCTGGGCTGAA GCCAACGGATGAAGAAgccgagcagctcctgcagctgatgACCAGCCGACCTCCGGCAACTCCAGCTGGCGTTCGCTTTGTGTCCCTGTCCTTCTGCATGCTCCTGGCCTTCTCCACGCTCGTCAG CACCCCAGAGCAGGAGCAACTGATGGTAATGTGGCTCagctggatgataaaggaagaagcTTACTTTGAAAG catttctggcgtgtcagcttcTTTCGGAGAGATGCTTCTCCTGGTAGCCATGTATTTCCACAGCAATCAGCTCAGCGCTATCATCGATTTGGTCTGTTCCACCCTGGGAATGAAG ATTGTTATTAAGCCCAGCTCGCTCAGCAGAATGAAGACAATCTTCACACAGGAGATTTTCACCGAACAG GTTGTCACGGCCCACGCGGTTCGTGTGCCTGTCACGGGCAATCTCAGTGCCAACATCACTGGGTTTTTACCTATTCACTGCATTTACCAGCTGTTAAAAAGTCGATCGTTCACCAAGCACAAAGTCTCCATTAAG GACTGGATCTATCGGCAGCTCTGTGAAACCACCACCCCGCTCCATCCTCAGTTGCTTCCTCTTATTGATGTCTATATCAACTCCATTCTCAATCCTGCAACTAAATCCAACCCAGAGGCCACAAATCAGCCTGTCACGGAACAGGAGATACTGAATGTTTTTCAAGGACTCTCTGGG GGGGAAAATACTCGTCTTGGTCAACGATACAGCATCACAACACAATTGCTTGTCCTCTACTACGTGCTGTCGTACGAAGAAGCACTCCTGGCAAACACAAAGATACTGG CTGGTATGCAGAAAAAACCCAAGTCTTACTCCTCAGCATTAATGGACCAGATCCCGATCAAGTACCTGATCCGGCAGGcgcaggggctgcagcaggagctgggag GTTTGCATTCTGCACTGCTGCGCCTTCTTGCAACCAACTATCCACACCTCTGCATCGTGGACGACTGGATCTGTGAGGAGCAGATCACGGGCACCGATGCCTTGCTGAGGAGGATGCTGCTTACAAACATGGCCAAGAATCACTCACCCAAACAGCTGCAGGAAG CATTTTCCATGCTGCCTGGAAATCACACCCAGCTGATGCAGATCTTAGAGCATTTAACGCTTCTCTCAGCCGCTGAATTGATCCCATATGCAGAAGTATTGACATCAAATATGAATCTCCTGCTGAATGCTGGAATCCCTCGGAGGATTCTTCAGACCGTCAATAAACTTTGGATGGTTCTTAACACTGTCATGCCAAGAAG GTTGTGGGTGATGACTGTTAATGCTCTGCAGCCTTCAGGGAAAATAGTCCGGCAGCAGAAATACACTCAGATTGATCTGATGATCGATCCTCTGATTGTACTGAGATGTGATCCCAGGGTTCACAG GAGTCCTCCTCTGATGGATATAACCTTACACATGTTGAATGGGTATCTTCTTGCTTCCAAAGCTTACCTCAATTCTCACCTAAAAGAAACAGCGGAGCAGGACATTAGACCATCACAAAACAACACAATGGGTCCAGAGGCCCCAGAAGTTACCAGGGAAGAATTAAAAAATGCATTGCTTGCTGCTCAG GACAGTGCTGCTGTGCAGATTCTTCTCGAGATCTGCTTACCTACAGAAGATGAGAAAGCCCAGAGCAGCAACCCCCACAGTTTGCTGAAGAGCGTTTGTGGTGCCGCGGGCCCCAAGAGCCCCGAGCCAGAAGAAGAAGATAGTTTGCTGTGCAACCTTCGCGAGGTCCAGTGTCTGATCTGCTGTCTGCTGCATCAGATGTACATCGCTGATCCCAACATAGTCAAACTCGTTCATTTCCAG GGTTACCCGTGTGAGCTGCTGGCACTGACGGTGGCGGGGATCCCATCCATGCACATCTGTCTGGATTTCATACCGGAGCTCATTGCCCAGCCCGAGCTTGAAAAACAG ATATTTGCCATCCAGTTACTCTCATTTTTGTGTATCCAGTATGCGCTGCCCAAATCTCTGAGCGTGGCTCGTTTAGCGATCAATGTGATGGGAACCCTGCTCACAG TTTTAACCCAGTCGAAGCGCTACGCGTTTTTTATGCCAACCCTGCCTTGTTTGGTGTCCTTCTGCCAAGCCTTTCCTCCTCTCTATGAGGATATTATGTCTCTGCTGATACAAATAGGACAAGTTTGTGCCTCTGATGTTGCTACGCAGACAAGAGACTTCGACCCAATTATTACAC GTCTCCAGCAACTCAAGGAGAAACCACATGAAGTGTCAGGACTCTGTAACGATTCACCTAACAAAAGTTATTCAAGGGACGTCACATGTTTGGACCCTGATGTTCGGTTGTGCCAATGTGTTGAAAATACAATCATTGAAATAATCAACATGAGCGTAAGTGGAGTTTAG